Below is a genomic region from Anopheles cruzii unplaced genomic scaffold, idAnoCruzAS_RS32_06 scaffold01968_ctg1, whole genome shotgun sequence.
CATCTTACGCTTGCTGACGTGGTTCCACGATGAGCGACGGATCTACCTGGCACTGGAATTGGCCGCCCAGGGAGAACTGTACAAGCATCTAAAAGCAACACCCAAAGGTCGCTTCGACGAGCGCCGTTCTGCCCGGTACGTGTCGCAGGTGGCCGATGCGCTCAACTATTGCCACGCGAACAATGTCATTCATCGCGATTTGAAGCCGGAGAATATTCTGCTCACCGACGATGATAACATCAAACTGGCCGATTTCGGATGGTCCGCacactcgaactcgaacaaGCGCAAGACGATGTGCGGCACACTCGATTATCTGCCGCCGGAGATGGTGGAAGGAAAGGTGTACGACGATTCGGTCGATCAGTGGTGTTTGGGCATTCTCTGCTACGAGTTTCTCGTCGGCAATCCGCCGTTCGAGTCACAGACAACACAAAACACCTACGACAAGATCCGGCGGCTCGAGATCAACTATCCGCGGCACATGAGCCCTGGTGCGATTGATCTTGTATCAAAGGTAAGCTAAATATATTCAACTGTCTTCTACAGTTTCCGATGTCCAATATTTGAGAAATTTTTCCCTATCCGCAGCTCCTCCGCATTCCAAGCAGCTCGCGCATAACGCTGCGTAACGTGATGGATCATCCGTGGGTGTTGCAGATGAAACTTCAGAAGCCgtattaatttcttttttatttgtactTCGTCAACCTCCGTTTATCAACCGTTCTTGGGCGAGGAATTAAGATCAGCCCAACTGAATAGCGAATGATACGATAGGAGTTGTAGTGTTATTAATaatgttttcaaataatatttttcaattttgtaaTTTCTAAAATGCAATAAAGGAATTGTTGTTGTAATAAAGGAATAGAACTAGATTCGGCAACCAAACGTGTATAACTGTGTTACTTTCCGTCG
It encodes:
- the LOC128276666 gene encoding aurora kinase B-like; this encodes MDVFEAQDPDAANSEVLAMTIKMMQHPAYENRYEWTTNDFELGKPLGRGKFGRVYLARERETSYMVAMKVMFKSQLTKWNVEKQLLREIEIQSRLKHPHILRLLTWFHDERRIYLALELAAQGELYKHLKATPKGRFDERRSARYVSQVADALNYCHANNVIHRDLKPENILLTDDDNIKLADFGWSAHSNSNKRKTMCGTLDYLPPEMVEGKVYDDSVDQWCLGILCYEFLVGNPPFESQTTQNTYDKIRRLEINYPRHMSPGAIDLVSKLLRIPSSSRITLRNVMDHPWVLQMKLQKPY